A region from the Schistocerca serialis cubense isolate TAMUIC-IGC-003099 chromosome 1, iqSchSeri2.2, whole genome shotgun sequence genome encodes:
- the LOC126412718 gene encoding cuticle protein 63-like isoform X2, translated as MEILVLAVCVAAVSCQQQQQQQREKRGFLGAGVLGAGVLAAPAIAAPAVVAAPAVAAVAPAIGYGYGYGYHGGVHGGLIHG; from the exons atggag ATCCTGGTCCTGGCGGTGTGCGTGGCGGCGGTgtcctgccagcagcagcagcagcagcagcgcgagaaGCGTGGCTTCTTGGGCGCCGGAGTCCTGGGCGCCGGAGTGCTGGCCGCCCCCGCGATCGCCGCCCCCGCCGTcgtcgccgcccccgccgtcgctgCCGTCGCCCCCGCCATCGGCTACGGCTACGGCTACGGCTACCACGGCGGTGTGCACGGCGGACTGATCCACGGCTGA
- the LOC126412718 gene encoding cuticle protein 63-like isoform X1, with protein MKFLILVLAVCVAAVSCQQQQQQQREKRGFLGAGVLGAGVLAAPAIAAPAVVAAPAVAAVAPAIGYGYGYGYHGGVHGGLIHG; from the exons ATGAAGTTCTTG ATCCTGGTCCTGGCGGTGTGCGTGGCGGCGGTgtcctgccagcagcagcagcagcagcagcgcgagaaGCGTGGCTTCTTGGGCGCCGGAGTCCTGGGCGCCGGAGTGCTGGCCGCCCCCGCGATCGCCGCCCCCGCCGTcgtcgccgcccccgccgtcgctgCCGTCGCCCCCGCCATCGGCTACGGCTACGGCTACGGCTACCACGGCGGTGTGCACGGCGGACTGATCCACGGCTGA